A region from the Vicia villosa cultivar HV-30 ecotype Madison, WI linkage group LG3, Vvil1.0, whole genome shotgun sequence genome encodes:
- the LOC131659265 gene encoding uncharacterized protein LOC131659265, whose translation METNLTTMIERIMTQNGLNTGLRRPNYTSPLLYYVLQTELPRGCKIPKFTKFSGDTSESTTEHIARYMTEAGDSANNEELRMKYFPSSLTKNAFTWFITLPPNSIDTWPQLERLFHEQFYMVQTKISLKELAGIKKNFIEPIDDYLNRFCLLKARCFTMVPEHELVEMAAGGLDYSIRKKLDTQYLRDMAQLADRVRQVKRLKDEKATVNKSYKKERVAYVEVDEGEPEISENQYGFEDCEVDLADLKEAGPYTCKMITPSNGKNLVEIEKNDKFPKKTYTFDITKYDEIFDLLVKYGQMVLPPNIKIPPDLIQNAIKEGRLKFADKGRNQMKIDANPLNIADTNYTEPVEIYMVDMVEVGTRGTPGDEEDAQVGK comes from the exons ATGGAGACTAATTTGACTACTATGATAGAGAGGATCATGACCCAAAATGGTCTGAACACCGGACTTCGAaggccaaattatacatcccctttATTATATTATGTTTTACAAACTGAATTACCCAGGGGTTGCAAGATCCCTAAGTTTACCAAAttttcaggggatactagtgaatctACCACAGAGCATATAGCCAGGTATATGACAGAGGCTGGAGATTCGGCGAACAATGAGGAACTGAGGATGAAGTATTTCCCCAGTTCTCTAACTAAGAACGCTTTCACATGGTTCATAACACTACCACCAAATTCTATAGATACTTGGCCTCAGTTAGAGAGGttattccatgagcaattctatatggttcaaaccaagataagtctcaaAGAATTGGCCGGTATTAAAAAGAATTTTATTGAACCTATAGATGATTATCTGAACAGGTTCTGTTTGTTAAAAGCTAGATGCTTTACAATGGTGCCTgaacacgaattagtcgaaatggccgcTGGAGGTTTAGATTACTCTATCAGGAAGAAATTGGACACTCAATATCTgcgagatatggcccaattggctgaTAGGGTTCGCCAAGTCAAAAGATTAAAAGATGAGAAGGCTACGGTAAATAAAAgctataaaaaggaaagggttGCCTACGTCGAAGTAGACGAAGGAGAACCGGAGATCTCCGAGAACCAATATGGTTTCGAAGACTGCGAAGTAGATCTAGCCGATTTAAAGGAAGCAGGCCCCTATACCTGCAAGATGATCACACCATCGAACGGAAAAAATCTCGTTGAAATTGAAAAGAATGATAAGTTTCCTAAGAAAACATACACATTCGACATAACTAAatatgatgaaatatttgatttgcttgtGAAATATGGCCAAATGGTTTTGCCTCCTAAcattaaaattcctcc GGATCTTATTCAGAATGCGATCAAGGAAGGACGTCTGAAGTTTGCAGACAAAGGAAGAAATCAAATGAAGATAGATGCCAATCCCCTTAATATTGCTGACACAAATTACACTGAGCCTGTCGAAATATACATGGTTGACATGGTCGAAGTTGGAACAAGAGGGACCCCAGGAGATGAAGAAGATGCCCAAGTTGGAAAATAG